One stretch of Paenibacillus sp. FSL R5-0341 DNA includes these proteins:
- a CDS encoding alpha/beta hydrolase-fold protein: MSSHSVIECLEGVHASRLGNIRNIHVYLPPGYHEQADRHYPVLYVHAGQRAFGPSGPGNETWHMDQAADGLIASGQIESLIIVGIAHVRPVTHNEFYHFIAPKREAVSVGCSGIDYEHFIIHELKPLIDHRYRTLPDKSNTGLLGSSAAALCTLHMGMRNPDVFGKLIMMSPFYVDVQLDDTSESGLLEENMYRLPEEVPDVRMWMDIGDTEGLFLPSQVRRVAHQLLERGVGSGEELAFLEQPGTCHQEGDWGARVHLPLLYMFGHVGKPSSLELLGRDVIGLQGGMTVFINARVHYESGLVQSLLHGNYTSSDPNVLQVHASGELVPVGIGSASITLTMGELSTTRIYTVVPELSTHVEVCIHAEVTSEEETEETIYGGMGMKLVRSGKGRYEGCYRVPRDSGFSFRFTRGFRRFETDVDGKPIANRVFRATDDMSVHYLIQSWGSTSAKTGTGGLK, translated from the coding sequence TTGAGTAGCCATTCTGTTATCGAATGTTTGGAAGGTGTTCATGCGTCGCGGCTCGGCAATATCCGCAATATCCATGTGTATCTTCCACCCGGTTACCATGAGCAAGCAGATCGGCATTATCCTGTGCTGTACGTTCATGCAGGACAACGGGCTTTTGGTCCATCTGGGCCAGGCAATGAAACATGGCATATGGATCAGGCTGCGGACGGACTAATTGCCTCCGGGCAGATCGAATCCCTGATTATTGTCGGTATTGCACATGTCCGTCCAGTAACGCACAACGAATTCTACCACTTCATTGCTCCGAAGAGAGAGGCCGTGAGTGTGGGGTGCTCAGGCATCGACTATGAGCATTTCATCATTCATGAACTCAAGCCGCTCATTGATCATCGTTACCGTACACTGCCGGACAAGTCGAATACCGGGTTGTTGGGTTCATCTGCCGCGGCACTTTGTACATTGCACATGGGGATGAGAAATCCGGATGTTTTCGGAAAACTGATCATGATGTCGCCATTCTATGTGGATGTGCAGCTGGACGACACATCGGAAAGTGGACTGTTGGAAGAAAACATGTATCGCTTGCCAGAAGAGGTACCCGACGTTCGAATGTGGATGGATATTGGAGATACGGAAGGTCTGTTTCTGCCTTCCCAGGTCAGAAGGGTAGCTCATCAATTACTTGAACGCGGAGTAGGATCGGGTGAGGAATTGGCATTTCTGGAACAGCCGGGTACCTGTCATCAGGAAGGTGACTGGGGAGCACGCGTGCACCTCCCGTTACTGTACATGTTCGGCCACGTGGGTAAGCCCTCCTCGCTCGAACTGCTTGGAAGGGATGTCATCGGACTACAGGGGGGGATGACCGTGTTCATCAATGCAAGAGTGCACTACGAGAGCGGATTGGTTCAGAGTCTGCTGCATGGGAATTATACTTCGAGTGACCCGAATGTACTTCAGGTTCATGCGAGTGGAGAGTTGGTGCCTGTCGGTATTGGAAGTGCATCGATCACGCTGACGATGGGGGAACTGTCTACTACACGCATCTATACGGTTGTTCCTGAATTGTCCACTCATGTGGAGGTCTGCATTCATGCAGAGGTAACCTCAGAGGAAGAGACGGAGGAAACGATATATGGTGGGATGGGCATGAAGCTTGTCCGTTCCGGTAAAGGTCGATATGAAGGTTGTTACCGAGTCCCGCGTGATAGTGGGTTCTCCTTCCGATTTACTCGCGGTTTCCGTCGTTTCGAGACCGATGTGGATGGCAAACCTATTGCCAATCGGGTATTTCGAGCGACAGATGATATGTCTGTGCATTACCTAATCCAATCCTGGGGTAGTACGTCAGCCAAAACGGGAACAGGAGGCCTAAAATGA